The following proteins are co-located in the Desulfobacterales bacterium genome:
- a CDS encoding cysteine synthase — MGKTILDAIGNTPLVEIQRLNPNPRVRIFAKIEYMNPGGSIKDRPALSMIEAGERSGQLTPDKTVIEATSGNTGIGLAMVCSVKGYRLLLAMPESVSIERRKILSARGAEILLTPGHLATDGAIEEAYRLAREYPEKYFMTDQYNNEANWMAHYSGTAEEIIRQTEGELAMFVGTMGTTGTLMGISRRLREYDPNIRIIGVEPYFGHKLQGLKNLKESYRPEIFAKQWLDEKVNIDDEPAFEMTRRLSREEGLFVGMSSGAAMAVAAQQAEAMEQGTIVTIFPDSGERYLSTPIFEVKKRDDIRLFNTMSRSVEPFEPLKAGRVSIYSCGPTADSRMNIVQCRRYVFADILCRYLSYRGYEVTHVMNITDYDDKTIQGSEAAGEDLAAFTGRYIELFKQDLAALQIRPADEYPRAGEHVNDMVEITRDLVDKGAAYEKMRCVYFNISALDEYGGLSGIDLDKIRLGATVDLDDYEKNNPKDFTLLKRVRLSDLKRGLYVKTKWGNVRPSWHIQCAAMSMKYLGETFDIHTSSRDLLFPHHENEMAIARALTGKPLARYWLHCERVGLDPAAQGDGGEKQDLPGLDVLFGEGYTAREIRFWLLSGHYRKPLTFDRDRLIQARNTLNRLDACVQALLNVSSGEPYPEIDQLVYDIRQGFINSMDDDLNMPHAIAAVFKAVRRINRLIDNRQLAAADAEKILESFRDIDQVLKIFDFSPAGRMDSDVQDLMDRREAARKAGDFAEADRIRDELKARGIDVHDQKLGRSE; from the coding sequence ATGGGCAAAACCATATTAGATGCCATTGGAAATACCCCGCTGGTGGAAATACAGCGGCTGAACCCGAACCCGAGGGTTCGTATTTTCGCCAAAATTGAATACATGAACCCGGGCGGCTCCATCAAGGATCGGCCGGCGCTCTCCATGATCGAGGCCGGGGAGCGTTCCGGACAGTTAACCCCGGATAAGACGGTGATTGAGGCCACCAGCGGCAATACGGGTATCGGCCTGGCCATGGTCTGCTCGGTCAAAGGGTATCGGCTGCTTCTGGCCATGCCGGAATCCGTCAGCATTGAACGCCGGAAGATTTTAAGCGCCCGGGGGGCGGAGATTCTGTTGACCCCGGGACATCTGGCAACCGACGGCGCCATCGAAGAGGCCTACCGGCTGGCCCGGGAATATCCGGAAAAATATTTCATGACCGACCAGTACAATAATGAGGCCAACTGGATGGCCCATTATTCAGGCACGGCAGAGGAGATTATCCGCCAGACCGAAGGCGAATTGGCCATGTTTGTCGGCACCATGGGCACCACCGGCACATTGATGGGCATATCCCGGCGGCTTCGGGAATATGACCCGAACATTCGGATTATCGGGGTGGAGCCGTATTTCGGCCATAAACTGCAGGGGCTGAAAAATCTGAAAGAGTCCTATCGGCCGGAGATATTCGCCAAGCAGTGGCTGGATGAAAAGGTGAACATCGATGACGAGCCCGCCTTTGAGATGACCCGGCGCCTGAGCCGCGAAGAGGGCCTGTTCGTGGGCATGAGCAGCGGGGCGGCCATGGCGGTGGCCGCCCAGCAGGCGGAAGCCATGGAGCAGGGCACCATCGTGACCATATTCCCGGACAGCGGGGAGCGGTATCTGAGCACGCCGATTTTTGAAGTCAAAAAGCGGGATGACATCCGGCTGTTTAACACCATGAGCCGCTCGGTGGAGCCGTTTGAGCCGTTAAAGGCCGGCCGCGTGTCCATCTACTCCTGCGGCCCCACCGCCGATTCCCGGATGAATATCGTCCAGTGCCGCCGCTATGTGTTTGCCGATATCCTCTGCCGCTATCTTTCCTACCGGGGTTATGAGGTGACCCATGTCATGAACATCACCGATTATGACGACAAGACCATTCAGGGATCGGAGGCGGCAGGTGAGGATTTGGCTGCATTTACCGGGCGCTATATCGAGCTTTTTAAACAGGATCTGGCAGCGCTTCAGATCCGGCCGGCGGATGAATACCCCAGGGCCGGTGAACACGTCAATGACATGGTGGAAATCACCCGGGACCTGGTGGATAAGGGGGCTGCGTATGAAAAAATGCGCTGCGTCTATTTTAATATCAGCGCCCTGGATGAATACGGCGGCCTCTCCGGTATTGATCTGGACAAGATCAGGCTCGGCGCCACGGTGGATCTGGATGATTATGAAAAAAACAATCCCAAGGACTTTACCCTGTTAAAGCGGGTCCGGCTTTCCGACCTGAAACGGGGCTTGTATGTGAAAACCAAATGGGGCAATGTGCGGCCGTCCTGGCACATCCAGTGCGCGGCCATGTCAATGAAGTATCTGGGCGAGACCTTTGATATTCATACCAGCAGCCGGGATCTTTTGTTTCCGCACCATGAAAATGAGATGGCCATTGCCCGGGCGCTGACCGGAAAACCGCTGGCCCGCTACTGGCTCCATTGCGAGCGGGTTGGGCTTGACCCGGCAGCCCAGGGCGATGGCGGTGAAAAGCAGGATCTGCCGGGCCTGGATGTGCTTTTCGGGGAGGGATATACGGCCCGGGAAATCCGGTTCTGGCTGCTCTCCGGGCATTACCGCAAGCCCCTGACATTTGACCGGGACCGGCTGATCCAGGCGAGAAATACATTGAACCGTCTGGATGCTTGTGTCCAGGCACTTTTAAATGTCTCATCCGGCGAGCCCTACCCGGAAATCGATCAGCTGGTCTATGACATCAGGCAGGGTTTTATCAATTCCATGGATGATGACCTGAACATGCCGCATGCCATTGCCGCCGTGTTCAAGGCCGTTCGTCGGATTAACCGCCTGATTGATAACCGGCAACTGGCTGCAGCGGATGCCGAGAAAATCCTGGAGAGTTTCAGGGATATCGATCAGGTGCTGAAAATCTTTGACTTCAGTCCCGCCGGCCGGATGGATTCGGACGTGCAGGACTTGATGGACCGGCGGGAAGCGGCCAGAAAGGCCGGCGATTTTGCCGAGGCCGACCGCATCCGCGATGAGCTCAAGGCCAGAGGCATTGACGTCCATGACCAAAAACTCGGAAGGAGTGAATAA
- a CDS encoding ferredoxin, whose amino-acid sequence MAFNPIVDPEKCEGCEECVDVCPVEVFEIQDGKSVPVNAEECLGCESCIEVCEPGAITVEET is encoded by the coding sequence ATGGCGTTTAATCCGATTGTTGATCCGGAAAAGTGTGAAGGGTGCGAAGAATGTGTTGATGTCTGCCCGGTTGAGGTATTTGAAATTCAAGATGGTAAATCGGTTCCGGTTAACGCCGAGGAGTGCCTCGGCTGCGAATCCTGCATTGAAGTCTGCGAGCCCGGCGCGATTACGGTTGAAGAGACCTAG
- a CDS encoding DUF362 domain-containing protein, which translates to MDWLLPEMAVIRQSLVSREIADVPAAFAAAMAPIEKALGSENGASVAVCVGSRNISRLDALVFQCLRFLEDKGFRPFIVPAMGSHGGATSKGQRAVLAGFNITESTMQAPIAAEMKARPIASLGADLPLYVSTAALDADYIVPINRIKPHTKFSRAIESGICKMLTIGLGKADGAAAFHRAAVTRGFGIIEQAAEKLLKHLSILFGVGVLEDGYSRLSHIAALLPETMIDREKELLLQAKQMMPAIPFDPIDMLIIDQIGKDISGIGMDSNVTGRHRDIAGDFYSAPHVKRIFVRGLSPASGGNANGIGLADVTTRRLADAVDWQKTFVNAVTAVSPEKAALPMHFETDRECLTACAKTTGVAEMPGLRLVRIKHTASLSYLQVSRPLESEIQVNPALSRIGDWAPPAFDANGNLKDFIPDE; encoded by the coding sequence ATGGATTGGCTGTTGCCTGAAATGGCGGTTATCCGGCAGTCCCTGGTCAGCCGTGAGATTGCCGATGTGCCGGCCGCATTTGCGGCGGCCATGGCGCCGATTGAAAAAGCCCTCGGCAGCGAAAATGGCGCGTCCGTGGCGGTTTGCGTGGGCAGCCGCAACATTTCCCGTTTGGATGCGCTTGTTTTTCAGTGCCTGCGGTTTTTAGAAGACAAGGGGTTCCGGCCGTTTATCGTGCCGGCCATGGGCAGCCACGGCGGGGCCACGTCAAAGGGGCAGAGGGCGGTGCTGGCTGGTTTTAACATTACTGAGAGCACTATGCAGGCGCCCATTGCAGCGGAAATGAAGGCCCGGCCCATAGCGTCGCTGGGGGCGGATCTGCCGCTTTATGTTTCAACCGCCGCGCTTGACGCCGACTATATCGTGCCCATTAATCGGATCAAGCCCCACACCAAGTTCAGCCGCGCCATTGAAAGCGGTATTTGCAAAATGCTGACCATCGGCCTTGGCAAGGCGGACGGTGCGGCCGCATTTCACCGGGCCGCAGTTACCCGAGGGTTTGGCATTATTGAACAGGCGGCCGAAAAACTGCTCAAACACCTGAGCATTCTGTTCGGCGTGGGGGTGCTGGAAGATGGATACAGCCGGCTTTCCCATATCGCGGCCCTGCTGCCGGAGACGATGATTGATCGCGAAAAAGAGCTCCTTTTGCAGGCCAAGCAGATGATGCCGGCCATTCCGTTTGATCCAATCGATATGTTAATTATTGATCAGATCGGCAAAGACATCTCCGGTATCGGCATGGACTCCAATGTGACCGGCCGTCACCGGGATATTGCGGGGGATTTTTACAGCGCCCCGCATGTGAAGCGCATTTTTGTAAGAGGCCTATCCCCTGCCTCGGGTGGCAATGCCAACGGCATCGGATTGGCGGATGTGACCACCCGCCGGCTGGCGGATGCGGTTGACTGGCAGAAAACCTTTGTCAATGCGGTAACCGCCGTTTCTCCGGAAAAAGCGGCCCTGCCCATGCATTTTGAAACCGACCGTGAGTGTCTGACGGCCTGTGCAAAAACCACGGGTGTGGCGGAAATGCCGGGTCTGCGACTCGTCCGTATCAAGCATACAGCCAGCCTTTCTTATCTGCAGGTATCCAGGCCGCTGGAATCCGAAATCCAGGTTAATCCCGCACTTTCCCGGATAGGCGACTGGGCGCCGCCTGCCTTTGATGCTAACGGCAATCTGAAGGATTTCATCCCCGATGAATGA
- a CDS encoding methylated-DNA--[protein]-cysteine S-methyltransferase: MNEPACAAADTPLGPVAIRYQTHPFRLTALELPEPGRLRQQHAAGMPEIEELQQIFALIHGYFNGRPIFPPWQFLVMAHLTKLQRKVLYVTAQIPYGSLKTYKQMAAAIGQPRACRFVGSALAGNPFPLILPCHRVIRSDGRIGNFGAGPEIKRWLIDFEAGNSR; the protein is encoded by the coding sequence ATGAATGAACCGGCATGCGCTGCTGCTGATACCCCGCTTGGGCCGGTGGCCATCCGGTATCAAACCCACCCTTTTCGGTTAACGGCCCTGGAATTGCCAGAGCCGGGCCGGCTTAGACAACAGCATGCGGCCGGTATGCCGGAAATTGAAGAATTGCAGCAGATATTTGCACTGATCCATGGTTATTTCAACGGCCGGCCCATTTTTCCGCCCTGGCAGTTTCTTGTCATGGCCCATTTAACCAAACTCCAGCGGAAAGTTCTTTACGTAACCGCCCAAATCCCCTATGGGTCATTAAAAACATATAAACAGATGGCCGCGGCCATCGGACAGCCCCGGGCCTGCCGGTTTGTGGGCAGCGCCCTGGCCGGAAATCCGTTTCCCCTCATTCTCCCCTGCCATCGGGTGATCCGCAGTGACGGGCGCATCGGAAACTTCGGCGCGGGCCCGGAAATTAAGCGGTGGCTCATTGATTTTGAGGCCGGAAACTCGCGGTAA
- a CDS encoding four helix bundle protein, translating to MTLGHEKLDVYRLSIGYVAWVYEKADSLNGVHRPARDQWLRASQSIPLNIAEGNGKTAEADRRRYFEIARGSALEWAAIQDVLVVGKALDKMESRNRKDELDRMAAMLSRLGGRGYQVREDQEVYSIDFDPDPDFDPDSDFDPEENESQP from the coding sequence ATGACCCTTGGACACGAAAAACTGGACGTCTATCGCCTTTCAATAGGCTACGTTGCATGGGTTTACGAGAAGGCCGACAGCCTGAACGGAGTCCATCGGCCTGCCCGGGATCAATGGCTTCGGGCCAGCCAGTCGATACCGCTCAATATCGCCGAAGGTAATGGCAAGACCGCGGAAGCCGACCGAAGGCGTTATTTCGAAATCGCTCGTGGCTCCGCGCTTGAGTGGGCGGCGATTCAAGATGTGCTGGTTGTCGGCAAGGCGCTGGACAAGATGGAAAGCCGGAACCGCAAGGATGAACTCGACCGTATGGCCGCGATGCTCAGCCGTCTCGGCGGAAGAGGATACCAAGTTCGAGAGGATCAGGAAGTCTACAGCATCGATTTCGATCCCGATCCCGATTTCGATCCCGATAGCGATTTCGATCCCGAGGAAAACGAATCCCAACCTTAG
- a CDS encoding ribonuclease J, giving the protein MLKIIPLGGLGEIGLNMMVFESRDTLVVVDAGLMFPEDYMLGVDYVIPDMDYIRENRSRVAGIVITHAHEDHTGALPYLLRDVNVPVYATPFTLGMIRHKLEEHGLLEAASLVPIAPDRKLRLPPFEFDFIRVNHSVVDGVGFALNTPEGLVVHTGDFKLAETNIPGMMTDINKFARLGDQGILALLSDSTNVERQGHTISDERVGETLGRIIARSSGRVIIALFASNIARIQQVVNILANTQRKLVFNGRSIESSVNIAKDLGLLHIPEDREIDINQIEAFAPDELVILTTGSQGEPMSALTRMSAGMHKQIKIAPGDTVVLSSKFIPGNEKAIAKIINNLFRKGAEVIYETISEIHVSGHAFREELKMMINMTMPDYFIPIHGEYRHLYHHARLAAECGIPEDNVLLAENGQIICFDGQGGRIAEEMATTRVLVDGKGIGDVGRSVLKERRLLSEKGVVVVILVLDETSGFVIHGPEIVSKGFVFESETGHILEDAKCIVLEVVDDMIVQQPPDCAAFLRNRLPGALREYFNFTMKRKPVVVPIITAV; this is encoded by the coding sequence ATGCTGAAGATAATCCCTTTAGGCGGGCTCGGGGAAATCGGGCTGAACATGATGGTGTTTGAATCCCGGGACACGCTGGTTGTGGTGGATGCCGGCCTGATGTTTCCCGAGGATTATATGCTGGGGGTGGATTATGTGATTCCGGATATGGACTATATCCGGGAAAACCGCTCCCGCGTGGCGGGGATTGTCATCACCCACGCCCACGAGGATCACACCGGCGCACTGCCGTATCTGCTGCGGGACGTCAATGTTCCGGTGTATGCCACCCCGTTTACCCTGGGTATGATCCGGCATAAACTGGAAGAGCACGGGCTGCTTGAAGCCGCCTCCCTGGTGCCGATCGCTCCGGACCGGAAATTGCGGCTGCCGCCGTTTGAGTTTGATTTTATCCGGGTAAACCACAGTGTGGTGGATGGCGTGGGCTTTGCGCTCAATACGCCGGAAGGTCTGGTGGTCCATACCGGGGATTTCAAGCTGGCCGAGACCAACATTCCGGGCATGATGACAGATATTAACAAGTTTGCCCGGCTGGGAGACCAGGGCATACTGGCCCTGCTGTCGGATTCGACCAATGTGGAGCGGCAGGGACACACCATATCGGATGAACGGGTGGGCGAGACCCTGGGCCGGATTATTGCCCGGAGCAGCGGCCGGGTGATCATCGCTTTGTTTGCCTCAAATATCGCCCGGATTCAGCAGGTGGTCAATATCCTCGCCAATACGCAGCGCAAACTCGTATTTAACGGCAGAAGCATTGAGTCGAGTGTCAATATCGCCAAGGATCTGGGACTGCTCCATATTCCGGAAGACCGGGAGATCGATATCAATCAGATTGAGGCCTTTGCCCCGGATGAGCTGGTGATTTTAACCACCGGCAGCCAGGGGGAGCCCATGTCCGCGCTAACCCGGATGTCTGCCGGCATGCACAAACAGATAAAGATCGCGCCCGGGGATACGGTGGTGCTGTCCTCCAAATTTATTCCCGGCAATGAAAAGGCGATTGCCAAGATCATCAACAACCTCTTCCGAAAAGGCGCTGAGGTAATCTATGAGACCATCTCCGAGATCCATGTATCCGGGCATGCCTTTCGGGAGGAACTGAAAATGATGATCAACATGACCATGCCCGACTATTTCATCCCCATCCACGGGGAGTATCGGCACTTGTATCATCATGCAAGGCTTGCCGCAGAATGCGGGATCCCCGAGGACAACGTGCTGCTTGCGGAAAACGGCCAGATTATCTGTTTTGACGGGCAGGGCGGCCGGATTGCAGAGGAGATGGCCACCACCCGGGTGCTGGTCGATGGCAAGGGAATCGGCGATGTGGGCCGATCGGTTTTAAAGGAGCGGCGGCTGCTTTCGGAAAAGGGGGTGGTGGTGGTGATTCTGGTTCTTGATGAAACCAGCGGCTTTGTCATCCACGGCCCGGAAATTGTCTCCAAAGGGTTTGTGTTTGAAAGCGAAACCGGGCATATCCTGGAAGACGCCAAGTGCATTGTTCTGGAAGTGGTGGATGATATGATCGTCCAACAGCCCCCGGATTGCGCGGCGTTTTTGCGAAACCGGCTGCCCGGTGCCCTCAGGGAATACTTTAATTTTACCATGAAGCGAAAACCCGTGGTGGTGCCGATAATAACGGCGGTGTAG
- a CDS encoding DNA translocase FtsK 4TM domain-containing protein, producing the protein MKSMRNEILGIFLFFLVIFTLISLVTYSPADPSVHHVGTSGSVHNFFGLMGAHIAGIFVGLFGVGAFWIPVLLMLACIEFFKERSAQALLLIAGGGLILTVVTGSLFAIYGESYEIFGSRYAAGGMIGHPVRTMLLAYSNATGATVILAVFFIIGFILTTGVSFLGVLRNFGRMVGMAFTRIQGIFANFRQWRKERQKEKKARKKPKKAAPEKNPPKKKKPPQKAPAEDITIKEAPWSREKKSPVPAPKPRQQVFESMRFSSGFHLPALEFLKDSEIVADSVDHEHLREMSHLLEQKLDDFGVKGKVVTVAPGPVITRFEFEPAPGIKINKVVNLSDDLALALKAMSIRIIAPIPGKAAIGIEVPNKQREVVTIKDIITSSEYEKSKSFLTLGLGKDIVGSPVVSDLQTMPHLLIAGATGTGKSVALNTMICSLLYKATPEDAKFIMIDPKRIELSAYNDIPHLITPVVTDMKKATNALFWAVKEMERRYQLLSENKVRNINQYNRKVQKSASEPAEPDAPVLEKLPYVVLIIDELADLMMVSSRDVEVALTRLAQMARAAGIHLILATQRPSVDVLTGVIKANFPTRLSFQVSSKTDSRTIIDANGAETLLGNGDMLFLPPGTAKLQRIHGAFITEEEVSSIIEFLKTQKSPDYNEEVLEKQTSEKNGAEDKDYDERYDEAVALVARTGQASISMVQRHLRVGYNRAARIIEVMEEEGVVGPSDGVKPREVLARNYEEMS; encoded by the coding sequence ATGAAATCCATGCGAAATGAAATTTTGGGCATTTTTCTGTTCTTTCTGGTGATATTTACCCTGATCAGCCTGGTGACCTATAGCCCGGCCGATCCCTCGGTGCATCATGTGGGCACCAGCGGGAGCGTGCATAACTTTTTCGGCCTGATGGGCGCCCATATTGCCGGGATATTTGTCGGACTTTTCGGGGTGGGGGCATTCTGGATACCGGTTCTGCTGATGCTTGCCTGTATCGAGTTTTTCAAAGAGCGCTCGGCCCAGGCCCTGCTGCTGATTGCCGGCGGCGGCTTGATTTTAACGGTGGTGACCGGAAGCCTTTTTGCCATCTATGGCGAGTCCTACGAGATATTCGGCAGCCGCTATGCGGCCGGCGGGATGATCGGACATCCCGTGCGAACGATGCTTTTGGCCTATTCCAATGCCACCGGCGCCACGGTGATTCTGGCGGTGTTCTTTATTATCGGCTTTATCCTGACCACCGGGGTGTCCTTTCTCGGGGTGCTGCGGAATTTCGGCCGGATGGTTGGAATGGCATTTACCCGGATTCAGGGCATTTTTGCCAATTTCAGGCAATGGAGAAAAGAGAGACAGAAGGAAAAGAAAGCCCGGAAGAAGCCGAAAAAAGCCGCGCCTGAAAAGAATCCGCCCAAGAAAAAGAAGCCGCCGCAAAAAGCGCCTGCAGAAGATATCACCATCAAGGAGGCCCCGTGGTCCCGGGAAAAAAAATCGCCGGTGCCGGCGCCTAAGCCCAGGCAGCAGGTTTTTGAATCCATGCGGTTTAGCAGCGGCTTCCACCTGCCCGCCCTCGAGTTTTTAAAGGACTCGGAAATAGTTGCCGATTCGGTGGATCATGAGCATCTGCGGGAGATGTCCCATCTGCTCGAGCAGAAACTTGATGATTTCGGAGTCAAAGGAAAGGTCGTGACTGTTGCCCCAGGGCCGGTCATCACCCGGTTTGAGTTTGAACCCGCGCCCGGGATTAAAATCAACAAGGTGGTCAACCTCTCGGATGACCTGGCGCTTGCGCTTAAAGCCATGAGCATCCGCATCATCGCCCCGATTCCCGGAAAAGCTGCGATCGGCATTGAGGTGCCGAACAAACAGCGCGAAGTGGTGACGATTAAGGATATCATTACATCCTCGGAGTATGAAAAATCCAAATCCTTTCTAACATTGGGATTGGGCAAAGATATTGTTGGCAGCCCTGTGGTTTCCGATCTTCAGACCATGCCGCACCTGTTGATTGCCGGTGCCACAGGCACCGGAAAGAGCGTGGCCCTGAATACCATGATCTGCAGCCTGTTGTACAAGGCCACGCCGGAGGATGCTAAATTTATCATGATCGATCCCAAGCGGATCGAGCTTTCCGCCTACAATGATATTCCGCATCTCATCACCCCGGTGGTTACGGACATGAAAAAGGCCACCAATGCGCTCTTCTGGGCGGTGAAGGAGATGGAGCGCCGGTATCAGCTGCTTTCTGAAAACAAGGTCCGAAATATCAACCAGTACAACCGCAAAGTCCAAAAATCCGCTTCAGAGCCGGCGGAACCGGATGCCCCGGTGCTGGAGAAGCTGCCATACGTGGTGCTCATCATTGATGAGCTGGCGGATCTGATGATGGTTTCCTCAAGGGATGTCGAGGTCGCCTTGACCCGGCTGGCCCAGATGGCACGGGCCGCCGGCATCCATTTGATCCTGGCCACCCAGCGGCCCTCCGTGGATGTATTGACCGGGGTGATTAAGGCAAATTTCCCCACGCGGCTTTCCTTTCAGGTATCCTCCAAGACGGATTCCAGAACCATTATCGACGCCAATGGCGCGGAAACACTGCTCGGAAACGGCGACATGCTGTTTTTGCCGCCGGGCACCGCCAAGCTTCAGCGGATTCATGGGGCCTTTATCACCGAAGAAGAGGTCTCAAGCATTATTGAGTTTTTGAAAACCCAGAAATCGCCGGATTATAACGAAGAAGTGCTTGAAAAGCAGACCTCGGAGAAAAACGGGGCCGAGGATAAGGACTATGACGAACGCTATGACGAGGCCGTCGCCCTGGTTGCCCGGACCGGCCAGGCATCCATATCCATGGTCCAACGGCACTTGAGGGTCGGATATAACCGGGCCGCGCGGATTATCGAGGTGATGGAGGAGGAAGGCGTGGTGGGACCGTCGGACGGGGTGAAGCCGAGGGAGGTGCTGGCGAGAAATTATGAGGAGATGTCGTAA
- a CDS encoding class I SAM-dependent methyltransferase — protein sequence MLDDALIDSVKGFLDKEEGRRLYEMAGLASRMGPCLEIGSYCGKSALYLGTACRENGGILFSIDHHRGSEEQQPGEGYFDPDTYDPKTAMIDTLPVLRQTLFKAGLEDAVAPIAARSAAVARFWSTPLSLVFIDGGHTYEAAMGDYTAWAGHIMPGGYLLIHDIFKNPEAGGQAPYYIYQLALSSGLFNELPMTKTLGVLQRRRPADPLLAAEETYPNEI from the coding sequence ATGCTGGATGATGCGCTGATTGATTCGGTTAAGGGGTTTTTGGATAAAGAAGAAGGCCGCCGGCTGTATGAAATGGCGGGTCTGGCCAGCCGGATGGGGCCGTGCCTTGAGATCGGCAGCTACTGCGGCAAATCCGCGCTTTATCTGGGGACGGCCTGCCGGGAAAACGGGGGCATTCTATTTTCCATTGACCACCATCGCGGCTCGGAAGAGCAGCAGCCGGGCGAGGGCTATTTTGATCCGGACACCTATGATCCGAAAACCGCGATGATCGATACCCTGCCGGTTTTGCGGCAGACCCTTTTTAAGGCCGGCCTGGAAGACGCGGTTGCCCCTATAGCTGCCCGCTCGGCGGCTGTCGCCCGGTTCTGGTCCACGCCCTTAAGCCTTGTTTTTATAGACGGCGGCCACACCTATGAGGCTGCAATGGGCGATTATACCGCCTGGGCGGGCCATATTATGCCCGGCGGCTATCTCCTGATCCATGATATCTTCAAAAATCCGGAAGCAGGCGGTCAGGCGCCTTACTATATTTACCAGCTGGCCCTTTCATCCGGGCTTTTTAATGAGCTTCCCATGACAAAGACCCTGGGCGTCCTGCAGCGCAGGCGGCCGGCTGATCCCTTGCTTGCTGCAGAAGAAACCTATCCAAATGAAATTTAA
- a CDS encoding YihY/virulence factor BrkB family protein → MKNWLSWVSVVIRFVQYDIWRTRVKDLTRFKGFLIRNTRVVVIAIKEFIEDRCTLRASALTFYSLLSIVPMVAMAFAIAKGFGFQNHLEDQLLEKFSGQEQVILQVIDFSRNMLENTKGGIIAGVGVAVLLWAVMRILSQIEFSLNDIWRIKAARSFGRKFSDYLSIMLIAPVLLIMSSSVTVMVATQLSQITEKIALLGVFSPLISLVIEILPYGLIWILFAFLYLFMPNARINYASGLIAGIAAGTIFVIVQKIYIVFQVGVAQYNAIYGSFAALPLFLVWLQLSWLIVLFGAELSCAHQNVEAYDFEPDRKDMSLSFRKLLSVQVIHLLVTQFMRGEAPMTIRTISYRLEMPIRLVQEIVSNLSECGLVSQTAPKDGENIACQPARDINELTVASIIEAMENKGGDAIPVAKTEAFLDLSETLREFNAAIERSPANRLLKDI, encoded by the coding sequence ATGAAGAATTGGCTGAGCTGGGTATCTGTTGTCATACGGTTTGTCCAGTATGATATCTGGCGAACCCGTGTAAAGGATTTAACCCGGTTTAAAGGCTTTCTGATTAGAAACACCCGGGTGGTTGTCATCGCCATAAAAGAATTCATTGAGGACAGGTGCACGCTTCGCGCCTCGGCGCTGACTTTCTACTCGCTTCTCTCCATTGTGCCCATGGTGGCAATGGCATTTGCCATCGCCAAAGGGTTCGGCTTTCAGAATCATCTTGAAGACCAGCTCCTGGAAAAATTCAGCGGCCAGGAACAGGTGATTCTGCAGGTGATCGATTTTTCCCGGAACATGCTTGAAAATACCAAAGGCGGCATCATTGCCGGTGTGGGCGTTGCCGTTCTGCTCTGGGCGGTCATGCGTATTCTGAGCCAAATCGAATTTTCGCTAAACGATATCTGGAGAATAAAAGCCGCCCGTTCTTTTGGGAGAAAATTCAGCGATTATCTCTCTATAATGCTTATCGCCCCGGTTCTGCTCATCATGTCCAGCAGTGTCACCGTCATGGTCGCCACTCAACTTAGCCAGATAACCGAAAAGATAGCCCTGCTGGGGGTGTTCTCCCCGCTTATCAGCCTGGTGATTGAAATTCTTCCGTATGGCCTGATCTGGATTCTATTCGCCTTTTTATACCTTTTCATGCCCAACGCAAGGATCAACTATGCTTCCGGGCTGATCGCGGGTATAGCGGCCGGAACCATCTTTGTCATCGTGCAGAAGATCTATATTGTTTTCCAGGTGGGGGTTGCCCAGTACAATGCCATCTATGGCAGCTTCGCCGCATTGCCGCTGTTTCTGGTCTGGCTGCAGCTCAGCTGGTTAATTGTGCTCTTCGGGGCTGAACTCTCCTGCGCCCACCAGAATGTGGAGGCATATGATTTTGAACCGGACAGAAAGGATATGAGCCTCTCATTTAGAAAACTGTTGAGCGTGCAGGTTATCCACCTGCTTGTCACGCAGTTCATGCGCGGGGAGGCCCCGATGACCATACGGACAATATCTTATCGGCTGGAGATGCCCATCCGTCTGGTTCAGGAAATTGTCTCTAACCTTTCAGAGTGCGGTCTTGTATCCCAAACCGCACCGAAAGACGGAGAAAATATTGCCTGCCAGCCGGCGCGCGACATAAACGAATTGACCGTCGCTTCCATCATAGAAGCAATGGAGAATAAAGGCGGCGACGCAATCCCGGTTGCCAAAACAGAGGCATTTCTCGACCTGTCAGAGACATTGAGAGAGTTTAATGCCGCCATCGAGAGATCCCCGGCTAACAGGCTGCTCAAAGACATTTAA